A stretch of Ipomoea triloba cultivar NCNSP0323 chromosome 13, ASM357664v1 DNA encodes these proteins:
- the LOC116001535 gene encoding ACT domain-containing protein ACR4-like, with protein sequence MEATVSYSKNMDDEYEKFIRRMNPPRVVIDNESCKNATVIQVDSANKHGTLLEVVQVLTDLNLIITKAYICSDGGWFMDVFNVTNQEGNKIMDEAVLDYIMKSLGPDSCFASSMRRSVGVTSGTDHTSIELIGSDRPGLLSEVSAVLTNLKCNVVNAEVWTHNTRAAAIMQVTDEETGGAVSDPKTLSMIKKLLCNVLKGSNKSRHAKTQITHGATHTDRRLHQLMFADRDYERASDDALNHPPDRPNVSVTNWHDRDYSVVTIRCKDRPKLLFDVICTLTDMEYVVFHGNVDAEGPEAYQEYCIRHIDGSPVKSDAERQRVIHCLEAAIERRVSEGLKLELCTTDRVGLLSNVTRIFRENSLTVTRAEVATRGGKAVNTFYVRDASGYPVDARIIESVRQTIGQTILQVKGSPEDQNSAPQESPTRSLFGGIFKSRSFCNFGLVRSYS encoded by the exons ATGG AGGCTACAGTGAGTTACTCTAAGAACATGGATGATGAGTATGAGAAATTCATCAGAAGAATGAATCCTCCAAG AGTGGTCATTGACAATGAATCCTGCAAAAATGCCACTGTTATACAG GTGGATAGTGCTAACAAACACGGTACACTTCTGGAGGTGGTTCAAGTTCTTACTGATCTTAACCTGATTATTACCAAGGCGTATATATGCTCTGATGGAGGATGGTTCATGGATG TCTTCAATGTTACTAATCAAGAGGGGAACAAAATAATGGATGAAGCAGTTTTGGATTATATTATGaag TCTCTTGGCCCGGATTCTTGCTTTGCGTCGTCTATGAGAAGATCGGTTGGGGTTACTTCAGGAACGGACCACACCTCGATCGAGTTGATCGGGAGTGACAGGCCCGGGTTACTATCCGAGGTGAGTGCGGTCCTCACGAACCTAAAATGCAACGTGGTGAACGCGGAGGTTTGGACGCATAATACCCGAGCTGCAGCCATAATGCAAGTAACTGACGAGGAAACCGGGGGTGCAGTTTCTGATCCCAAGACGCTGTCTATGATTAAGAAGCTCCTATGCAATGTGCTCAAGGGAAGCAACAAATCTCGGCACGCTAAGACGCAGATCACTCACGGGGCTACTCACACCGATAGAAGGCTCCACCAGCTGATGTTTGCTGACCGAGATTATGAACGTGCAAGTGACGACGCGTTAAATCATCCCCCCGATAGGCCTAATGTGAGCGTTACTAATTGGCACGATAGAGACTACTCGGTCGTGACAATTCGTTGCAAGGATAGACCAAAACTTCTCTTTGATGTTATCTGCACTTTAACCGACATGGAATATGTCGTTTTCCATGGCAACGTAGATGCTGAGGGACCCGAAGCTTACCAG GAATACTGCATAAGACATATCGATGGCTCCCCTGTAAAATCAGATGCAGAACGACAAAGAGTAATCCATTGTCTTGAAGCAGCTATTGAAAGAAGGGTATCCGAG GGATTGAAGCTAGAACTTTGCACTACAGACAGAGTTGGGCTGCTATCAAATGTGACGCGAATATTCCGGGAGAACAGCCTCACTGTCACTAGAGCTGAGGTTGCAACGAGAGGGGGCAAAGCTGTCAATACTTTTTATGTGCGTGATGCCTCGGGGTACCCGGTGGATGCCAGGATCATAGAATCCGTGAGACAAACGATCGGACAGACTATCCTGCAAGTGAAGGGTAGCCCAGAAGACCAAAATTCTGCTCCTCAAGAGTCTCCAACCAGGTCCCTCTTTGGTGgcatattcaagtcaagatctTTCTGCAATTTCGGCCTAGTTAGATCCTATTCTTGA
- the LOC116002885 gene encoding cytosolic sulfotransferase 5-like has translation MAAPSDSNTSNSFLHPFFQESCYPEELRESIISLPREECWVAPYIYNYKGFWLGSIHLYGALRSQQQFQAQHSDIILCSFPKCGTTWLKALIFAVITRKQFLVSQETLNPLLTTNPQDLIRNMELAYARENSPDFSVNNGLFRVLSTHLPLALLPKSVGESKCKLIYVCRSQKDTLVSFWHFVNKLRGEARGLGAIPFPHTFDKYCRGESMYGPFWDHMLGYWKESLENPGKVLFLKYEEIKEEPDVQLRRIAAFLGCPFSEEEEEGGVVGGISRLCSFERLSNLEVNKTGKSYYSPNNVYFRKGEVGDWRNHLTDEMAIKLDQIVEEKFKGTGLKLC, from the coding sequence ATGGCTGCGCCATCTGATTCTAACACCTCAAACTCATTTCTGCATCCATTTTTCCAAGAAAGTTGTTACCCTGAAGAGCTAAGAGAATCCATCATTTCACTACCCAGAGAGGAATGTTGGGTCGCTCCTTATATATACAACTACAAAGGGTTTTGGCTGGGTTCTATTCACTTGTATGGTGCTCTTAGATCCCAACAACAATTCCAGGCTCAACATTCTGATATTATACTATGTTCCTTCCCTAAATGCGGCACCACTTGGTTGAAAGCTCTAATATTTGCTGTGATCACTCGAAAACAGTTCCTTGTGTCCCaagaaaccctaaaccctttaCTCACAACAAATCCTCAGGACTTAATTCGCAACATGGAACTTGCTTATGCAAGAGAAAACAGCCCTGATTTCAGTGTGAATAATGGGTTGTTTAGGGTATTGTCTACGCATTTACCACTAGCGTTGTTACCGAAATCGGTAGGGGAATCAAAATGCAAGCTCATTTATGTGTGCAGAAGCCAAAAAGACACACTTGTGTCGTTTTGGCACTTCGTGAATAAGCTAAGAGGGGAGGCTCGAGGCCTGGGAGCAATACCGTTTCCACACACATTTGACAAATATTGCAGGGGAGAAAGTATGTATGGGCCTTTCTGGGATCATATGTTGGGATACTGGAAGGAGAGCTTGGAGAATCCTGGGAAGGTGTTGTTCTTGAAGTACGAGGAGATTAAGGAAGAGCCTGATGTTCAGTTGAGGCGAATTGCAGCGTTCTTGGGGTGTCCATTTTctgaggaggaggaagagggtGGTGTAGTAGGTGGAATCTCGAGACTTTGCAGCTTTGAAAGGTTGAGCAACTTGGAGGTTAACAAGACTGGTAAGAGCTATTATAGTCCAAATAATGTGTATTTCAGGAAAGGCGAGGTTGGAGATTGGAGGAACCATCTAACAGATGAAATGGCCATCAAACTTGATCAAATTGTTGAAGAAAAGTTCAAAGGGACAGGGCTCAAGTTGTGCTGA